CAAGCATATCGGCAACAACAACACCACCATAGGCGGCGGGGGCAACGACGGCAGCACCAACGGAAGCAGCAACAGTGCTACAGTGATGCTAACAAGCACCACAAGCTTCGCCCTACTGAAATACTCCGATAAGAAGCTTCCCTCCACTTCTCCTCCTCCATGGCTACTACTCCTATTGTTACTACTCGAGCAAT
This region of Zingiber officinale cultivar Zhangliang chromosome 9A, Zo_v1.1, whole genome shotgun sequence genomic DNA includes:
- the LOC122020365 gene encoding protein AUXIN-REGULATED GENE INVOLVED IN ORGAN SIZE-like, whose protein sequence is MHCIHLKKLMNLITKSLVSLYLFCPHHLHSYLMEDKDEDCSSSNNRSSSHGGGEVEGSFLSEYFSRAKLVVLVSITVALLLLPLVLPSLPPPPMVVLLLPICLLSLLFILAFMPSDKLLPLSNEMW